The Actinomycetota bacterium genome includes a window with the following:
- a CDS encoding low temperature requirement protein A — MATTTRRPWLRPPQLRTLDDQGERHATWLELFFDLVFVICIAEVVHTLEDYPSLGDFLGTAGLFVAVWWAWVGYTVYADRFDTDDLLHRVLVLGGMLAVIAMALSIHDALHGGAAQFAVAFVAVRGIVLLLNARARRHAAAARPLLNLYLTAFSIGASLWLVSVFVPEPARYVLWGVALLIELSAPWVGRHQIAKAPIHANHLVERFGLFTLIVLGESVISVAQGAAEVDWTAATVAAAVGGFLAVACLWWLYFDRIDDGTVRSVLRGLIWNYTHLPLLAALVSVAVGTEFVIREAATGTLERSTTLALGSGTALYLLATVVVGLAVRSGPDRTLWLWLAAAPVALAVGLLWPLGLPVGLFVVLDLVLVTLVAVDSVGRLR; from the coding sequence ATGGCCACCACCACCCGCCGGCCGTGGCTGCGGCCGCCGCAGCTGCGCACCCTCGACGACCAGGGCGAGCGGCACGCGACCTGGCTCGAGCTCTTCTTCGACCTGGTCTTCGTCATCTGCATCGCCGAGGTCGTCCACACCCTGGAGGACTACCCCAGCCTGGGCGACTTCCTCGGGACGGCCGGCCTGTTCGTGGCCGTCTGGTGGGCCTGGGTCGGCTACACGGTCTACGCCGACCGGTTCGACACCGACGACCTCCTGCACCGGGTCCTGGTGCTGGGCGGGATGCTGGCCGTCATCGCCATGGCCCTCAGCATCCACGACGCCCTGCACGGCGGCGCGGCCCAGTTCGCCGTGGCCTTCGTGGCCGTTCGCGGCATCGTGCTGCTGCTCAACGCGCGGGCCCGCCGCCACGCGGCCGCGGCCCGCCCGCTCCTCAACCTCTACCTGACGGCGTTCTCCATCGGTGCCTCGCTCTGGCTGGTGTCGGTGTTCGTCCCCGAGCCGGCCCGCTACGTGCTGTGGGGGGTCGCGCTGCTGATCGAGCTGTCCGCGCCCTGGGTGGGCCGCCACCAGATCGCCAAGGCGCCGATCCACGCCAACCACCTGGTCGAGCGGTTCGGGCTGTTCACCCTCATCGTGCTCGGCGAGTCGGTGATCTCGGTCGCCCAGGGCGCCGCCGAGGTCGACTGGACGGCCGCCACCGTGGCCGCCGCCGTCGGCGGCTTTCTCGCCGTGGCCTGCCTGTGGTGGCTGTACTTCGACCGCATCGACGATGGCACCGTCCGCAGCGTGCTCCGGGGGCTCATCTGGAACTACACCCACCTGCCCCTGCTGGCCGCCCTGGTCTCGGTCGCGGTCGGCACCGAGTTCGTGATCCGCGAGGCGGCCACCGGGACTCTGGAGCGGTCGACCACCCTCGCCCTGGGGAGCGGGACGGCGCTGTACCTGCTCGCCACCGTGGTGGTCGGCCTGGCCGTCCGCTCCGGTCCCGACCGGACGCTGTGGCTGTGGCTGGCCGCGGCGCCGGTGGCGCTGGCCGTTGGGCTGTTGTGGCCGCTCGGGCTCCCGGTCGGGCTGTTCGTCGTCCTCGACCTCGTGCTGGTGACGCTGGTCGCGGTCGACTCCGTCGGGCGGCTGCGGTAG
- a CDS encoding acetoacetate--CoA ligase yields MGVEPMWEPSPERVEGANLTRYLQWLRDRRGLAVGSFDELWRWSVDDLDGFWTSVWEFFEVGGPAPGPALAERRMPGARWFPEATLNHAELSLRRHDDHPALLFGNEAGELGTIGYAELGRRVAAAADGLRRLGVAKGDRVVAYLPNVPETVIAMLATASIGAIWSSCAPEFGVSSVVDRFAQIEPKVLVAVDGYRYNGAWHDRRDALTEIRRRLPTLEATVLVGPSGQEGGTAAGPDAATTTWGRLLEDGAGAELAFEPVGFDHPLWVLYSSGTTGLPKAIVHGHGGIALELVKSISLHLDLGPADRFFWFTTTGWMMWNFLVGGLLLGSTVVLYDGSPGHPDMGALWRFAERAGITYFGTSAAFVLASMKAGVEPARETDLSALHSIGSTGSPLPPDGFAWLYEHVAPDVLVGSTSGGTDVCTSFVTSCPLLPVHPGEIQCRSLGARVESFDEHGRPVIGQVGELVVTEPLPSMPLFLWNDPDGERYRDSYFSTWPGVWRHGDWLELTERGTCIISGRSDSTLNRGGVRMGTAEFYRVVESLDEVVDSLVVDVSDPGGEGRLLLFVVLRPGVELDDGLRGRIRGAVRAELSPRHVPDQIDAIAEVPRTLSGKKLEVPVKRVLAGVPLSQAVSEGALANPDAIHQVVALARDHG; encoded by the coding sequence ATGGGCGTCGAGCCGATGTGGGAGCCGTCGCCGGAGCGGGTCGAGGGCGCCAACCTGACCCGCTACCTGCAGTGGTTGCGCGACCGGCGGGGGCTGGCGGTCGGATCCTTTGACGAGCTGTGGCGCTGGTCGGTGGACGACCTGGACGGATTCTGGACCTCGGTATGGGAGTTCTTCGAGGTCGGCGGGCCGGCGCCCGGCCCCGCCCTGGCCGAGCGGCGGATGCCGGGGGCCCGCTGGTTCCCGGAGGCGACCCTCAACCACGCCGAGCTGTCGCTGCGCCGCCACGACGACCACCCGGCGCTGCTGTTCGGCAACGAGGCCGGCGAGCTGGGCACGATCGGCTATGCCGAGCTGGGCCGGCGGGTGGCCGCGGCCGCCGACGGGCTGCGCCGGCTCGGGGTCGCCAAGGGCGACCGGGTTGTCGCCTACCTGCCCAACGTGCCCGAGACCGTGATCGCCATGCTGGCCACGGCCAGCATCGGCGCCATCTGGTCGAGCTGCGCCCCCGAGTTCGGGGTCTCCAGCGTGGTCGACCGCTTCGCCCAGATCGAGCCCAAGGTGCTGGTGGCGGTGGACGGCTACCGCTACAACGGCGCCTGGCACGACCGCCGCGACGCCCTGACCGAGATCCGCCGCCGGCTGCCCACACTGGAGGCCACCGTCCTGGTCGGGCCCTCCGGCCAGGAGGGCGGGACCGCGGCCGGCCCGGATGCCGCCACGACGACCTGGGGCCGGCTCCTGGAGGACGGTGCCGGGGCCGAGCTGGCCTTCGAGCCGGTCGGCTTCGACCACCCGCTGTGGGTGCTGTACTCCTCGGGGACCACCGGGCTGCCCAAGGCGATCGTCCACGGGCACGGCGGGATCGCCCTCGAGCTGGTGAAGTCGATCTCGCTCCACCTCGACCTGGGCCCGGCCGACCGCTTCTTCTGGTTCACCACCACCGGCTGGATGATGTGGAACTTCCTGGTCGGGGGGCTGCTGCTCGGCTCAACGGTGGTGCTGTACGACGGCAGCCCCGGCCACCCGGACATGGGGGCGCTGTGGCGCTTCGCCGAGCGCGCGGGCATCACCTACTTCGGGACCAGCGCCGCCTTCGTGCTGGCCAGCATGAAGGCCGGGGTCGAGCCGGCCCGCGAGACCGACCTGTCGGCGCTGCACTCGATCGGGTCGACCGGCTCCCCCCTGCCCCCCGACGGCTTCGCCTGGCTGTACGAGCACGTGGCCCCCGACGTGCTGGTCGGCTCGACCAGCGGCGGCACCGACGTCTGCACCTCGTTCGTCACCTCCTGCCCGCTGCTGCCGGTCCACCCGGGGGAGATCCAGTGCCGCTCGCTGGGGGCCAGGGTGGAAAGCTTCGACGAGCACGGCCGCCCGGTCATCGGCCAGGTCGGCGAGCTGGTCGTCACCGAGCCGCTGCCCAGCATGCCGCTGTTCCTCTGGAACGACCCCGACGGCGAGCGTTACCGGGACAGCTACTTCTCGACCTGGCCGGGGGTGTGGCGCCACGGGGACTGGCTCGAGCTTACCGAGCGTGGCACCTGCATCATCAGCGGCCGCTCGGACTCGACCCTCAACCGGGGCGGCGTCCGCATGGGCACGGCCGAGTTCTACCGGGTCGTGGAGAGCCTGGACGAGGTCGTCGACAGCCTGGTCGTCGACGTCAGCGACCCCGGCGGCGAGGGCCGGCTGCTGCTGTTCGTGGTCCTGCGCCCCGGGGTGGAGCTGGACGACGGCCTGCGGGGCCGGATCCGGGGCGCGGTCAGGGCCGAGCTCTCGCCCCGCCACGTCCCCGACCAGATCGACGCCATCGCCGAGGTCCCCCGGACCCTCTCCGGCAAGAAGCTCGAGGTCCCGGTCAAGCGGGTGCTGGCCGGGGTGCCGCTCTCCCAGGCGGTCAGCGAGGGCGCCCTGGCCAACCCCGACGCCATCCACCAGGTCGTCGCCCTGGCCCGCGACCACGGGTAG
- a CDS encoding LCP family protein: MREPEVLPKGGDGSSAWWNLDEPTGRAPSRDPRSRPPSRDRRRGRPLVAALLSCLLPGAGQLYLGHRRRGAVMLVLTGLFVVVAVALASEPTAVSRMLVQPRSLLALLVADAGLLVFRVVAVLDAYLLGRRDNFRAPAPSSGWRKGAAAGLVVVVLLTAAPHTAAAYYNLQAYDLLTSVFAGEDPLWHARDRDRHQTGNGLVTAVPGRVTVLLLGGDAGPGRQGRRTDTMMVASFEVATGKVSLFGLPRNLVQVPLPDGPAADYFGECRCFPRLLNELYAFAEDERPDLFPNSRRPGIAAVAGAAEELLGLPIDHYALVDLLGFVDIVDALGGVTINNLKPLRVEIDRLGREGSQPAFEVQPGRKHLNGFTALAYSRSRETTSDYDRMQRQRCVIGSLARQTQPAEVLAAFPELVKVLKRSVATDIPATRLPALVEAAGDQPIKVAAVGFTPPTYNIGWSSGYPIPDVPKIHRAVRRLTSQAVVTTTTSADPDGLGSATSTTGAPAGNGGSSSRSRPACTTSA; the protein is encoded by the coding sequence GTGCGCGAACCGGAAGTGCTGCCGAAGGGCGGCGACGGCAGCTCGGCATGGTGGAACCTCGACGAGCCCACCGGCCGGGCGCCCTCGCGCGACCCCCGGAGCCGGCCGCCGTCGCGCGACCGGCGGCGAGGCCGGCCGCTGGTCGCGGCGCTGCTCTCCTGCCTGCTGCCGGGGGCCGGCCAGCTCTACCTCGGGCACCGGCGCCGGGGCGCGGTCATGCTGGTGCTCACGGGCCTGTTCGTGGTCGTCGCGGTCGCGCTGGCCAGCGAGCCGACGGCCGTGTCCCGCATGCTGGTGCAGCCGCGGTCCCTGCTGGCCCTGCTCGTGGCCGATGCCGGCCTGCTGGTGTTCCGGGTGGTGGCGGTGCTCGACGCCTACCTGCTGGGCCGGCGGGACAACTTCCGGGCTCCGGCGCCCAGCAGCGGCTGGCGCAAGGGGGCGGCCGCCGGCCTGGTCGTGGTGGTGCTCCTGACCGCGGCCCCGCACACGGCCGCCGCCTACTACAACCTGCAGGCCTATGACCTGCTGACTTCGGTGTTCGCGGGCGAGGACCCGCTGTGGCACGCCCGGGACCGCGACCGCCACCAGACCGGCAACGGCCTGGTCACCGCCGTCCCCGGCCGGGTCACGGTGCTGCTGCTGGGCGGCGACGCCGGGCCGGGTCGCCAGGGGCGGCGCACCGACACGATGATGGTGGCCAGCTTCGAGGTCGCGACCGGCAAGGTGTCGCTGTTCGGGCTGCCCCGCAACCTGGTCCAGGTGCCGCTGCCCGACGGGCCGGCGGCGGACTACTTCGGCGAGTGCCGCTGCTTCCCGCGGCTGCTGAACGAGCTGTACGCCTTCGCCGAGGACGAGCGGCCCGACCTGTTCCCCAACAGCCGCCGGCCCGGCATCGCCGCCGTCGCCGGCGCCGCCGAGGAGCTGCTCGGGCTGCCCATCGACCACTACGCCCTGGTCGACCTGCTCGGGTTCGTGGACATAGTCGACGCCCTCGGCGGGGTTACGATCAACAACCTCAAGCCGCTGCGGGTCGAGATCGACCGCCTCGGCCGCGAGGGCAGCCAGCCGGCGTTCGAGGTCCAGCCGGGGCGCAAGCACCTCAACGGCTTCACCGCCCTCGCCTACTCCCGGTCGCGGGAGACGACCAGCGACTACGACCGCATGCAGCGGCAGCGCTGCGTGATCGGCTCGCTGGCCAGGCAGACCCAGCCGGCCGAGGTGCTGGCCGCCTTCCCCGAGCTGGTCAAGGTGCTCAAGCGCAGCGTCGCCACCGACATCCCGGCCACACGGCTGCCCGCCCTGGTCGAGGCGGCCGGCGACCAGCCGATCAAGGTGGCGGCGGTCGGGTTCACCCCGCCGACCTACAACATCGGCTGGTCATCCGGCTACCCGATCCCTGACGTGCCCAAGATCCACCGTGCCGTGCGCCGCCTGACCAGCCAGGCAGTGGTGACGACCACGACCAGTGCCGACCCTGACGGGCTCGGCTCGGCCACGTCCACCACCGGGGCCCCGGCCGGCAACGGCGGCAGCAGCTCCAGGAGCAGGCCGGCCTGCACCACCTCCGCCTGA
- a CDS encoding SRPBCC domain-containing protein, whose translation MVTVVVSSPAGDQPGMKSYDAAAEINASPDAIWAILTDAPGDQAWDSGVERVEGGIAPGEKIKVVSRANPGRAFPVKVTEFTPGQRMTWSGGLPLGLFKGVRTFTLAPGTDGTTRFTMREEYTGPLLPLIWRSMPDLGPSFRQFASGLKERAER comes from the coding sequence ATGGTGACGGTAGTGGTGTCGTCGCCGGCGGGGGATCAGCCCGGGATGAAGTCGTACGACGCGGCCGCCGAGATCAACGCCAGCCCCGACGCCATCTGGGCCATCCTGACCGACGCTCCCGGCGACCAGGCATGGGACTCGGGCGTCGAGCGGGTCGAGGGCGGCATCGCGCCCGGGGAGAAGATCAAGGTCGTCTCCAGGGCCAACCCGGGTCGCGCCTTCCCGGTCAAGGTGACCGAGTTCACCCCCGGCCAGCGGATGACCTGGAGCGGCGGCCTGCCGCTGGGCCTGTTCAAGGGCGTGCGCACCTTCACCCTGGCACCGGGGACCGACGGCACCACCCGGTTCACCATGCGCGAGGAGTACACGGGCCCGCTCCTGCCTCTGATCTGGCGCTCCATGCCCGACCTGGGGCCGTCCTTCCGGCAGTTCGCCAGCGGCCTCAAGGAGCGCGCCGAGCGCTGA
- a CDS encoding DNA repair helicase XPB, whose protein sequence is MADGALIVQSDRSVLLEVDHPRADAARAAIAPFAELEKSPEHVHTYRLTPLALWNARAAGLTPAQVTDALREHSRYPVPPGLLTDLVETMGRYGRLVMRAEDGGLVLVSSDPAVLTEVLRSRKVAPHLGERLGPDRVAVPLAERGRLKQALLGLGWPADDQAGYVEGAPLPIELLAAHAGTGERFGLRRYQRESVAAFAAAGSGVIVLPCGAGKTLVGLGAMTAVGARTLILVTSTLAARQWREELLARTDLQPAQVGEYSGARKEVAPVTIATYQVLVTRRGGRHPHLDLLGREDWGLIVYDEVHLLPAPVFRMTAEIQARRRLGLTATLVREDGREADVFSLIGPKRYDVPWRDLEAQGWVAAADCVEVRVDLTDEERMDYALAEPEERYRRAATARSKLPVVASLAEAHRADRVLVIGQYLDQLRTLGELLDAPVITGDTPVKEREELFAAFRTGELGRLVVSKVANFSIDLPEANVAIQVSGTFGSRQEEAQRLGRILRPKADGGRARFYTVVSRDTNDTEYAQRRQRFLAEQGYAYRLVDATEVLATRA, encoded by the coding sequence GTGGCTGACGGGGCGCTGATCGTCCAGAGCGACCGGAGCGTGCTGCTGGAGGTCGACCACCCACGGGCCGACGCGGCCCGGGCGGCCATCGCGCCGTTCGCGGAGCTGGAGAAGAGCCCCGAGCACGTCCACACCTACCGGCTGACCCCTCTGGCCCTCTGGAACGCCAGGGCCGCCGGGCTGACCCCGGCGCAGGTCACCGACGCCCTGCGCGAGCACTCGCGCTACCCGGTGCCGCCGGGGCTGCTCACCGACCTGGTCGAGACCATGGGGCGCTACGGCCGGCTGGTCATGCGGGCCGAGGACGGCGGCCTGGTGCTCGTCTCCTCCGACCCGGCCGTGCTCACCGAGGTCCTCCGCAGCCGCAAGGTCGCCCCCCACCTGGGCGAGCGCCTGGGGCCCGACCGGGTCGCGGTGCCCCTGGCCGAACGGGGGCGGCTCAAGCAGGCGCTGCTCGGCCTCGGCTGGCCGGCCGACGACCAGGCCGGCTACGTCGAGGGGGCGCCGCTGCCGATCGAGCTGCTGGCCGCCCACGCCGGCACCGGCGAGCGGTTCGGGCTGCGCCGCTACCAGCGCGAGTCGGTGGCCGCCTTCGCCGCCGCCGGGTCGGGGGTGATCGTGCTGCCCTGCGGTGCCGGCAAGACCCTCGTGGGCCTCGGTGCCATGACCGCGGTCGGGGCCCGCACGCTCATCCTGGTCACCTCGACCCTGGCCGCCCGCCAGTGGCGCGAGGAGCTGCTGGCCCGCACCGACCTCCAGCCGGCCCAGGTGGGGGAGTACTCGGGGGCGCGCAAGGAGGTGGCCCCGGTCACCATCGCCACCTACCAGGTGCTGGTCACCCGGCGCGGCGGCCGCCACCCCCACCTGGACCTCCTCGGCCGCGAGGACTGGGGCCTGATCGTCTACGACGAGGTCCACCTGCTGCCGGCGCCGGTGTTCCGCATGACGGCCGAGATCCAGGCCCGGCGGCGGCTCGGCCTGACCGCCACCCTGGTCCGCGAGGACGGCCGCGAGGCCGACGTGTTCAGCCTGATCGGGCCCAAGCGCTACGACGTGCCCTGGCGCGACCTGGAGGCCCAGGGCTGGGTGGCGGCCGCCGACTGCGTCGAGGTCCGGGTCGACCTGACCGACGAGGAGCGGATGGACTACGCCCTGGCCGAGCCGGAGGAGCGCTACCGCCGCGCGGCCACCGCCCGCTCCAAGCTCCCGGTGGTGGCCAGCCTGGCCGAGGCCCACCGGGCCGACCGGGTGCTGGTCATCGGCCAGTACCTCGACCAGCTCCGGACCCTTGGCGAGCTGCTGGACGCCCCCGTGATCACCGGCGACACCCCAGTGAAGGAGCGCGAGGAGCTGTTCGCCGCCTTCCGGACGGGCGAGCTCGGCCGGCTGGTCGTCTCCAAGGTGGCCAACTTCTCCATCGACCTGCCCGAGGCCAACGTCGCCATCCAGGTCTCCGGCACCTTCGGCAGCCGCCAGGAGGAGGCCCAGCGCCTCGGCCGCATCCTCCGCCCCAAGGCCGACGGCGGCCGGGCCCGCTTCTACACGGTGGTCAGCCGCGACACCAACGACACCGAGTACGCCCAGCGCCGCCAGCGCTTCCTGGCCGAGCAGGGCTACGCCTACCGGCTGGTCGACGCCACCGAGGTCCTGGCCACCCGGGCCTAG